One Alligator mississippiensis isolate rAllMis1 chromosome 1, rAllMis1, whole genome shotgun sequence genomic window carries:
- the LOC132249538 gene encoding olfactory receptor 2AT4-like, with amino-acid sequence MDSCNSNASAKSFFLVGFPALQDYQLPLFLVFLLFYLLILAGNLAIITVVVVDPKLHKPMYFFLTNLSVLDILFTTTTIPKMLAMFLVDAKTISFQACFLQMYSFHGLTVTEALILVVMSYDRYEAICNPLHYAVKMTKRMNIQLAASAWITALIIPAPVMIQTSQLAFGETTKVYHCFCDHLAVVQAACPDFGATFQTFLGFCIAMTVSLVPLMLVVVSYTHIIISILKINSKEGRSKAFSTCTSHLIVVGTYYSSIAVAYVSYRARMPIDIHVMSNVVFAILTPLLNPLIYTLRNKEVKRAVKQFIFSKIFPLTKKM; translated from the coding sequence ATGGACAGCTGCAACAGCAATGCTTCTGCCAAAAGCTTTTTTCTGGTTGGGTTTCCTGCTCTTCAGGACTACCAGCTCCCGCTCTTTCTTGTCTTTCTCTTATTCTACCTGCTCATACTAGCCGGCAACCTCGCCATCATCACGGTTGTGGTGGTCGACCCAAAGCTTCACAagcccatgtactttttcctaacGAATCTCTCCGTGTTAGATATCCTGTTCACAACCACGACCATTCCCAAAATGCTGGCTATGTTTCTGGTCGATGCCAAAACGATTTCTTTCCAGGCCTGTTTCCTGCAGATGTACAGTTTCCACGGGCTAACGGTGACAGAAGCTCTGATTCTGGTGGTCATGTCTTACGATCGCTATGAAGCCATTTGCAATCCTTTGCATTACGCGGTTAAAATGACCAAGAGGATGAACATCCAGCTGGCAGCAAGTGCCTGGATAACTGCCCTGATCATCCCGGCACCTGTCATGATCCAGACCTCTCAGTTAGCGTTTGGTGAAACCACCAAAGTTTATCACTGCTTCTGTGATCACCTGGCCGTGGTCCAAGCAGCCTGCCCGGATTTTGGTGCCACTTTTCAGACCTTCTTGGGGTTTTGCATTGCCATGACGGTCTCCCTCGTGCCTCTTATGCTTGTTGTTGTGTCATACACTCACATCATCATCTCCATATTAAAAATCAACTCCAAGGAAGGTCGCAGTAAAGCTTTTTCCACTTGCACTTCCCATTTGATTGTGGTTGGCACTTACTATTCATCCATTGCTGTGGCATATGTCTCGTACAGAGCACGTATGCCTATTGATATCCACGTCATGAGCAACGTGGTTTTTGCTATTTTAACTCCTTTGTTAAATCCCCTCATTTACACTTTACGCAACAAGGAAGTGAAACGGGCAGTAAAACAgttcattttttccaagatctttcctcTTACTAAAAAGATGTAG